The following DNA comes from Actinomycetota bacterium.
ATGCCATTGTATAAAAGAATTATAAAATGTGATTGTGGAAACGAAATAGATAGAGATAAAAACTCAGCTATAAACATAATGTCTCGTTTCCTATCACAGAATGCCAAGTGGACAGGCTATCAGCAATTTGCTGGTAATCTGCGACAAACAGGTCTATCTATAGAAGATAGATACTCGCAGGAAGCCCTCTGCGTTAGCTGAGGGTAGTTCACAGAATTAACCACGCACCTATTTGATACAGTTAAATTAATTCATAAATATTTCAAATTTTGTTCCTGTATTATAAAATAGCAATTAATGAATATTTTAATTAAAAAATAGCATAAGACAGATATTTCTATATTAGAGATGAATTCATGAAATTATGAATAATAAAAAGAAAATAGATACTAAAAATTAGTAGGAAAAAAATGGCAAGAACATGGAGAATATTAGAGGGGAAAAAAGTAAAATTACGGGATTTGTATAAAGATGATCTTCCCAAATGTTTAGTGTGGCTTAGAGACAGAAGGGTTACAAAATATTTAGATTTTGATTTAATTAATATTGATTTAGTACAAGAGACAAGATGGTTAAAGACTATGCAGAGTTCTCCAAATGATTATATTTTTGCCATAGAAAAAGAGAACGGTAAACATATTGGGAATATAGGATTACACAGAATAAATTGGAGAGATAAAAATTGTATGTTGGGTATATTTATAGGTGATATA
Coding sequences within:
- a CDS encoding transposase, which codes for MPLYKRIIKCDCGNEIDRDKNSAINIMSRFLSQNAKWTGYQQFAGNLRQTGLSIEDRYSQEALCVS
- a CDS encoding GNAT family N-acetyltransferase, coding for MARTWRILEGKKVKLRDLYKDDLPKCLVWLRDRRVTKYLDFDLINIDLVQETRWLKTMQSSPNDYIFAIEKENGKHIGNIGLHRINWRDKNCMLGIFIGDIEDWNKGHGTDAIKTILKYAVDKLSLHKINLHVYEYNPRAIKTYEKCGFKKEGLLKEGHYYNGKYWDVIVMGILDRDIKMLSD